tttatttattttttacgtcaatgtcaacaaaaattaaaatttaccgAAAAAACTGAGAAAGAAGACTGCAAGAGTGGAAATTCGATATACGTGACGGATGGtaatcaaacttttgaattttttttctgaagttttatatatatatatatatatatataatgcagTTCATCAAAAATAAACTCTATGGCCTATAGAAAAGTAATCATGTTTAGATGTATATTCGATTTTTATTCTATgataatctataactatatataaaggggattccctcttttgtgtccacatttcataattccaactttaccctttataatttaattatttattaaatttttaaaaattaacggttacttttacaagtttttataaaattatttacttatctcctttttctttttttctcttactattcatcaacagttatttttctcttattttctccgtacattttattttattttttataaatatacttttattttgttattttgtttattaaattaataacattacaatatcatcaattattaatataattcaaaaaatgcgtacacacaggcgcgatagcgcctgtgtttacactagttatactaaaaattatattgtgtTGATTTTAGAAGTATAAAAGCCAAAACATATTAGGGATAACCACACTCAAGATAACTTTCTAAAAATAACGCacaagaagagaagaaagatgaCTTAAATAGAGCTTTTAAGGTTTGGACAATCATCACCTGAACCTTAAACTATATAACTACAAGAGTTAAACTTACTTAATTATAGAGGTGAGTCCCAAGGATAATGCAAGTAAATACCCATCCATATTCACTGAACCTCCTGGAAGAAATAACAAAGATGGAACCaaatttttctttaagtttTCTTGTTCCAATTGTTTGATATGcaaatagaaagaaattatttaagaaaaagaaaaaaggaatgGCATCACCATCACCATAACCATgtttatgttaatatatttgaCAGGTAGATATTTGCAATGTTTTCAACTGACATATAAAGTTGTGTATCAAGGAATGCGAAATAGAAGTATGGTGCCTAGACGGAATAAAGTAACGAAGAAGCATATAAAATAAGAGATTAATAAAACAATTGGTACAAGTAAAAACTTTATTGCTCGTCGTAACACCTTGTTGAAGAAACTGGATCAGTTTATTGAGAAGCAATGGTCCCCGCAAAACCAATACAATCATTAATCACCTGGAAGAATTTCATACACTTAGTAGATGCGTAAATAAATTGAAACCACATAAAATAAAGCAAAGTCAGattaaattttggtttatttatGGCCAAAGAATTGGTATTTTAATATTGACATAGATATACTTCATAAAAGACATTTAAATACAAAACAAGGACATGATAAGCACTCATTATCATATGGAAACATCTTGTTGTGTTCCCTTGTAATTAATAAGTATATGTGTCAATTGTCATGGTGTTGATGtcattaaaattatgtaataatccTTGTAATCCTACTTAAGTGATCTTGTTTTTAAATTGACATGATAAACAATTCAGATTCTGTAACTTTAAAACATGTCAAGGTATCAATACCTTGGACCATGGAATGCCATATACAAACTATGAAAAATTCTCTACTTATTTAGAAATTGATAAGGATcgtatttttctaataaaaatgtCAAGGTACAAGTAAAACATGTTATGTCATGCAGGCTGGAGTTGTGAAGTTGAAAGTCATCAAATCCCAAAAGTTTCCATCATTTCCCTATATAGgaagaatattaaaaactaaaaactaaaactGTGACAGCAGATTCATTCAGAATTGTAACGTgctctaaaaacaaaaatgtaattttcaCATGCACTATGCCTGCTAATACAATCAAATCAACTCATTTTCATATTATGAATGGATGTGacaagtaaaatattttaaacaaatagcTATCTTCTCGTCCTCAAATCTTATTGATATGCAGTATATATCTTAAGTACCCTTGTTGAGTAAAGTTCTTCAACATGATACAAAGTTctatttattatcattactaTAAAATGACTTATATTTACCTCAGATTTAAACGCCCTAATAGTTGATGATCCATCAAGTGTTTCAGTTAATGATGAGTATATTGGAGAGCGTGAAACACCGTCCGGTCGTCGTAATTCTCTCGATGTTGACGTGTAGAAGAACTGAAGCCACTGCATAGATCAGTTGATTGTTGTCTATTATACCAAGTCAAAGAAGTGATTATGGTTTTAAACGTTTGAGACCCAAGAAACAccgaaataatttatttgtagttTTGATAAAAGCCTTATTTTGTACTCAATAATTATGAGGGTTTCCAAATTCGTacaatttaataacaaataatccTAATAGTTATAGGAACTTACAGTCTAGAAAACAAGGAGTTTGGTTAAATATAAAAGTgtcaataagaaaaaataatacctGAAGTCTACTGTAGATATACCAAAATGGCAATAGCAAGAGTAAGAAGACCTACAGAAAATCGAAAGATAAAAATAGATCATGGGGAACATTAAGACAAATCTTGGTAGTTCCATAATACATATGACAAACTAAGAAAATCATTGTACCTGTACGAAACACAAAATTATTGTAATACCCAACAGGCCTACGAAATTCGCTAGGAGAATGTTCAGAATGAATGGAAGTGAATCATCAATGGTATAAAGATCTGAAGATAACCTACACAAAACATAAGAAATcgtaaaacataaaattcatattatCATTATCTGCTATTATTCCCGGAAGACATCTTATTCTAACCTGTTCAGTATTCTCCCACCAGGGGTCTGATCAAAGAATTGGACAGGTGCATTCATAAGCTTGTTGAGCAATTTATTGTGTACCTTAGTTGCAGTTTCTAA
This region of Vigna unguiculata cultivar IT97K-499-35 chromosome 5, ASM411807v1, whole genome shotgun sequence genomic DNA includes:
- the LOC114183667 gene encoding ABC transporter C family member 13-like — encoded protein: MTVIICLSAILMQASRNGNDLWLSYWVDTTTESSQTRYSVSFYLAILCLFCIINSFFTLVRAFSFAFGGLETATKVHNKLLNKLMNAPVQFFDQTPGGRILNRLSSDLYTIDDSLPFILNILLANFVGLLGITIILCFVQVFLLLLLPFWYIYSRLQWLQFFYTSTSRELRRPDGVSRSPIYSSLTETLDGSSTIRAFKSEVINDCIGFAGTIASQ